The following proteins come from a genomic window of Diprion similis isolate iyDipSimi1 chromosome 8, iyDipSimi1.1, whole genome shotgun sequence:
- the LOC124409305 gene encoding ubiquitin-like domain-containing CTD phosphatase 1 has translation MANEVRMIVKWCGKEYEICNITENDTVSTLKDIVHKETGVRPERQKLLNLRFKGKAAQDEDTIGKLSIKPGFKLMLMGSREEDIAEASQAPENVPDVVNDLDIAEEEVIIEKAEVYLAKINRRIQDYQVIELNPLREGMKLLVLDIDYTLFDHRSVAESGHLLMRPYLHEFLTMAYKYYDIVIWSATSMKWINEKMRMLGVSSHPNYKIAFHLDSLAMITVHTPKYSVVDVKPLGVIWGKYKQFSAKNTIMFDDIRRNFLMNPQSGLRIRPYKQAHFNRDKDRELLKLAKYLKLIAKVNDFETLNHRKWEEYVSKKKRSERRSEGDEQKR, from the exons ATGGCCAACGAAGTAAGGATGATAGTAAAATGGTGCGGAAAGGAATACGAAATATGCAACATAACCGAAAACGACACCGTATCAACCCTCAAGGATATCGTCCATAAGGAAACTGGCGTAAGGCCTGAACGACAGAAGCTTCTCAACCTCAGATTTAAAG GTAAAGCAGCGCAGGACGAAGACACAATCGGAAAACTGAGTATAAAGCCGGGCTTCAAGCTGATGCTGATGGGCTCGCGAGAGGAGGACATCGCGGAAGCGAGCCAAGCGCCGGAAAACGTCCCGGACGTGGTGAACGACCTGGACATAGCCGAGGAAGAGGTGATAATCGAGAAGGCCGAGGTTTACCTGGCGAAAATAAACCGCAGGATACAGGACTACCAGGTAATAGAGCTGAACCCGCTTCGAGAGGGAATGAAGCTGCTGGTCTTGGACATAGACTACACCCTCTTCGACCACAGATCGGTGGCGGAGAGCGGCCATCTACTGATGCGGCCGTATCTCCACGAGTTCCTTACCATGGCCTACAAGTACTACGACATCGTGATATGGTCCGCGACGAGCATGAAGTGGATAAACGAGAAGATGCGGATGCTCGGAGTCTCTTCTCATCCGAATTACAAGATAGCCTTTCACTTGGACTCGTTGGCGATGATAACGGTCCACACGCCGAAGTACAGCGTCGTCGATGTCAAGCCGCTAGGTGTTATATGGGGAAAATACAAGCAGTTCTCGGCTAAGAACACCATCATGTTCGACGACATAAGACGGAATTTCCTTATGAACCCGCAATCCGGGCTCAGGATAAGGCCTTACAAACAGGCACACTTCAACAGGGATAAAGATCGAGAACTGCTCAAACTCGCCAAGTATTTGAAACTCATTGCCAAAGTTAACGACTTTGAGACCCTGAATCATAGGAAGTGGGAGGAATATGTGtcgaagaaaaagaggagCGAGAGGCGCAGCGAAGGGGATGAGCAGAAACGCTAG